A genomic region of Tautonia marina contains the following coding sequences:
- a CDS encoding chemotaxis protein CheW, whose protein sequence is MMILTFEAGGERYGVDVSLVEEVVPRVALRRLPYASSAVVGLLDYRGEVVPVVDLGRLVDALTCEGRFSTRVILFGAYQDGRRIGLAAERVSELAQVSSVDLTTLASPVQRVGYLGPVARIDGQLVQLIDPSRLLVEVVIHGEQNEPAEATAAGME, encoded by the coding sequence ATGATGATCTTGACGTTCGAGGCCGGTGGAGAGCGTTACGGCGTGGACGTGTCGCTCGTTGAAGAGGTCGTCCCCCGGGTCGCCCTGCGGAGGCTGCCTTACGCCTCATCGGCGGTCGTGGGACTGCTCGACTACCGCGGGGAGGTCGTGCCGGTGGTCGACCTCGGCCGGCTGGTCGACGCCCTCACGTGCGAGGGCCGATTCAGCACGCGGGTCATCCTGTTCGGTGCCTACCAGGATGGTCGTCGGATCGGGCTGGCGGCCGAGCGGGTGAGCGAGCTCGCGCAGGTCTCGTCCGTCGACCTGACGACCCTGGCCTCGCCGGTCCAGCGCGTCGGCTACCTTGGCCCGGTCGCCCGGATCGACGGACAGCTCGTCCAGCTGATCGACCCGTCTCGGCTCTTGGTCGAGGTGGTCATACATGGCGAGCAGAATGAGCCGGCCGAGGCGACCGCGGCGGGGATGGAGTAA
- a CDS encoding hybrid sensor histidine kinase/response regulator, whose amino-acid sequence MSDGGGLDVTLLDLFRQEADVYVDALSKGLMAIEREGSNPAALEPMMRAAHSLKGAARIVGLAAAERVAHALEDVMVAAQRGAITLGQPEVDAGLAAVDWLASCASTSNEELPAWVEAEAGQADRLADVLRLVAEGRSPKPDHSGSTIPGETPGETTAGVPQPNPGTPEAGVVEVSLADLSLLELFRQEADVYVQTLSEGLVALDREGAETTALEPMMRAAHSLKGAARIVGLAAAERVAHALEDVMVAAQRGAITLQSAAVDTCLKAVDVLSECGELDETVFEGWHRSNAARINDLVAALRALAEGREPRPVGPSPSAEPVEPVPVESSAPDEPAGSAPAVPAASLPVGPTSAKAAPAASPEAVVRVAAESLTQLLGLAGEALVEVRLLRPLVDSLMAVRGHHAGLCEALRALQRRDAGDGRAGAGLGRREAMGQASNVADRCLADLDRVMESLERYARRNEQLAERLHHEVIQSRMRPLADGVRGFPRMVRDVARQLGKKVRFEVVGERTGVDRDILDRLEAPLNHLIRNALDHGLESPEDRIASGKPAEGTVRLEGRHQAGMLHLTVSDDGRGLDPERLRAKVVERGLAGAAMAAHLTDAELFEFLFLPGFSTKGQVTELSGRGVGLDVVQSMVQSVGGLLQTTSTLGKGTQFHLRLPITRSVIRALLVRIGGEPYAVPLNRLDRVVVVSPDDLEELEGRPFIRVDDDQPIGLVPAALVLGLSEDSAWSGVEGRSPIVVVADRGQRFGMLVDALIGERDLDIRPLDPRLGKVPDVAGASVLDDGWPVLILDVEDLVRSIDARLHGHRFRLGASDAGPSPSATRPPASKRVLVVDDSITVRELERQLLANHGYEVDTAVDGMDGWNALRQGRYDLIVSDVDMPRLDGIGLVRRVRDDPRLRGLPVVIVSYKDRQEDRLRGLEAGADAYLTKGSFHDETFISTVVDLIGEAVRR is encoded by the coding sequence ATGAGCGACGGGGGCGGGCTCGACGTCACATTGCTCGACCTGTTCCGCCAGGAAGCGGACGTGTACGTCGATGCGCTCTCGAAGGGCCTGATGGCCATCGAGCGGGAAGGCTCGAATCCGGCGGCCCTGGAGCCGATGATGCGAGCGGCGCACTCGCTGAAGGGGGCGGCGCGGATCGTCGGCCTGGCCGCCGCCGAGCGCGTCGCCCACGCCCTCGAAGACGTCATGGTCGCCGCCCAGCGCGGGGCCATCACGCTCGGCCAGCCGGAGGTCGACGCGGGGCTCGCGGCGGTGGACTGGCTGGCCTCTTGCGCCTCCACCTCGAACGAGGAGCTGCCCGCGTGGGTCGAGGCCGAGGCGGGGCAGGCGGACCGGCTGGCCGATGTGTTGCGTCTCGTGGCCGAGGGGCGTTCGCCGAAGCCCGATCACTCCGGCTCGACCATTCCCGGGGAGACGCCTGGGGAAACGACCGCAGGCGTTCCCCAGCCCAACCCTGGGACTCCCGAAGCCGGGGTGGTCGAGGTGTCTCTGGCCGATCTCTCCCTCCTGGAATTGTTCCGCCAGGAAGCGGACGTTTACGTGCAGACGCTCTCCGAGGGCCTTGTTGCGCTGGACCGAGAGGGGGCTGAGACGACGGCCCTGGAGCCGATGATGCGAGCGGCGCACTCGCTGAAGGGGGCGGCGCGGATCGTCGGCCTGGCCGCCGCCGAGCGCGTCGCCCACGCCCTCGAGGACGTCATGGTCGCCGCCCAGCGCGGGGCCATCACGTTGCAGTCCGCAGCGGTCGATACGTGCTTGAAGGCCGTCGATGTGTTGTCGGAGTGCGGCGAACTCGACGAGACGGTGTTCGAGGGGTGGCACCGATCGAACGCGGCACGAATCAATGACCTTGTGGCCGCGCTTCGTGCCCTTGCCGAGGGTCGGGAGCCCAGGCCGGTCGGGCCTTCGCCGTCCGCCGAGCCGGTCGAACCCGTGCCGGTCGAGTCCTCGGCGCCGGATGAGCCCGCAGGATCGGCCCCGGCCGTACCCGCGGCATCGCTCCCCGTCGGGCCGACGTCGGCGAAGGCGGCCCCGGCGGCCTCGCCCGAGGCCGTTGTCAGGGTCGCGGCCGAGAGCCTCACGCAATTACTCGGGTTGGCCGGCGAGGCGCTCGTCGAGGTCAGGCTACTCCGGCCGCTGGTCGACTCGTTGATGGCGGTGCGGGGCCACCACGCCGGGCTGTGCGAGGCGCTTCGGGCGCTGCAACGGAGAGACGCCGGAGACGGCCGTGCCGGGGCAGGCCTCGGCCGTCGCGAGGCGATGGGGCAGGCTTCCAACGTCGCCGATCGCTGCCTGGCCGACCTGGACCGCGTCATGGAGTCGCTCGAACGATATGCGCGGAGGAACGAGCAACTGGCCGAACGGCTCCACCACGAGGTGATCCAGAGCCGAATGCGGCCGCTGGCCGACGGGGTCCGTGGCTTCCCCCGGATGGTCCGCGACGTGGCACGCCAACTGGGCAAGAAGGTCCGGTTCGAGGTCGTGGGTGAGCGGACCGGGGTGGACCGCGACATCCTCGATCGCCTGGAGGCGCCTTTGAATCACCTGATCCGCAACGCCCTCGACCACGGGCTCGAATCGCCCGAGGACCGCATCGCCTCCGGCAAGCCGGCCGAGGGGACCGTCCGCCTGGAGGGGAGGCACCAGGCGGGGATGCTGCACCTCACCGTGTCGGACGACGGCCGGGGGCTCGATCCCGAGCGGCTTCGGGCCAAGGTCGTCGAGCGCGGGCTCGCCGGCGCGGCCATGGCGGCCCACTTGACGGACGCCGAACTGTTCGAGTTCCTGTTCCTTCCCGGCTTCTCGACCAAGGGGCAAGTCACCGAGCTCTCCGGCCGGGGGGTCGGGCTGGACGTCGTGCAGAGCATGGTGCAGTCGGTCGGCGGCCTGCTCCAGACCACTTCGACGCTGGGCAAGGGGACCCAGTTCCACCTCCGACTGCCGATCACCCGATCGGTCATCCGGGCGCTGCTGGTGAGGATCGGCGGAGAACCGTATGCGGTCCCGCTGAACCGGCTCGACCGCGTCGTGGTCGTCTCGCCCGACGACCTGGAGGAGCTGGAGGGGCGTCCGTTCATCCGGGTGGACGACGACCAGCCGATTGGCCTGGTGCCGGCCGCGCTGGTGCTCGGGCTCAGCGAGGACTCGGCGTGGTCGGGTGTGGAGGGCCGGTCGCCGATCGTCGTGGTCGCCGACCGCGGGCAGCGGTTCGGGATGCTGGTGGACGCCTTGATCGGGGAGCGTGACCTGGACATCCGACCGCTCGACCCGAGGCTGGGAAAGGTCCCCGACGTGGCTGGGGCGTCGGTGCTGGACGACGGCTGGCCGGTCCTGATCCTGGACGTCGAGGATCTCGTCCGTTCGATCGACGCGAGGTTGCACGGCCATCGGTTCCGGCTGGGGGCGTCGGACGCCGGCCCCTCCCCGTCGGCGACGAGGCCCCCGGCCTCGAAACGCGTCCTGGTGGTGGACGATTCCATCACGGTCCGCGAACTGGAGCGGCAGTTGCTGGCCAACCACGGGTACGAGGTGGACACGGCCGTCGACGGGATGGACGGCTGGAATGCCTTGCGGCAGGGGCGGTATGATCTGATC
- a CDS encoding methyl-accepting chemotaxis protein, producing the protein MSWFSREAIVSRFPRLIPRSIAGRLTFWFLAIALVPCLALTLLLDRISSRSIAETVERNLGVIQAARAADLEQFARDRVRYGTSLAHAPAFIEATIRLAEVVDLVGMDSAEYRELSDQYKKTLSYTMETLGYPEVLVFATDGRLLLRSDGAPDPGTELGAGPLRDTPLARLVDRTRTLLMADLSAFAIYPGTDQPVAFVGTPLLREDGRLIGVLALQLDNREVFRVFSDYTGLGETGEVLVGALDQPDETEGGRTVTIVSPLRHATAEDAETATVQLPSGEEQSVNKRVELGSDRALPLQESVLARRGYGPSLDYRGQPIVASWGYLPSYRWGLVVKQDVDEAFALIAHQRLVMFVLLGLTAVGVVTAALLVAGSLARPIRAAAEVARRIAEGDLTGQVDQYADGEPGQLLAAFRTMSEYLRGLIGRMKSSSVQLLGTATTISAASRQQEQTVQAYGASTNEAAAAVKQITATSQELLGTMNDVNDVASGTAAMAAEGHDALVNMDRSMRFLAESTGSISSRLSVISERANNINLVVTTITKVADQTNLLSINAAIEAEKAGEYGRGFLVVAREIRRLADQTAVATLDIERMVKEMQQSVSSGVMEMDKFHEQVRQGVEEVNRVAGSLGQIIDAVRDLTPRFEQVTDGMRAQSLGAEQIREAMVHLSEGAGQSAASVREFNDATERLRQAVSALRDDIAFFKLEPASPTAAAGSSGGDDASRGRSDGVAVVAGRA; encoded by the coding sequence ATGAGCTGGTTCTCAAGAGAGGCGATCGTCAGTCGGTTCCCCCGGCTGATCCCGCGATCGATCGCCGGCCGGCTGACCTTCTGGTTCCTGGCGATCGCCCTGGTACCGTGCCTGGCGTTGACGCTGTTGCTGGACCGGATCTCATCTCGGTCGATCGCCGAAACGGTGGAGCGGAACCTGGGCGTCATCCAGGCGGCCCGTGCGGCCGATCTGGAGCAGTTCGCCCGAGACCGTGTCCGGTACGGTACATCGCTCGCACACGCGCCGGCGTTCATTGAGGCGACCATCCGCCTCGCCGAGGTCGTTGATCTCGTGGGGATGGATTCGGCGGAATACCGCGAGCTATCCGATCAGTACAAAAAAACGTTGTCGTACACGATGGAGACGCTCGGCTACCCGGAGGTCCTAGTCTTCGCGACCGACGGCCGACTATTGCTGCGCTCGGACGGTGCGCCCGACCCGGGGACGGAATTGGGAGCTGGGCCGCTTCGCGACACGCCTCTCGCTCGACTCGTGGACCGGACGCGGACACTCTTGATGGCCGACCTCTCTGCGTTTGCGATCTACCCCGGCACGGATCAGCCCGTGGCTTTCGTCGGGACGCCGCTGCTGAGGGAAGACGGCCGACTGATCGGCGTGCTCGCCCTGCAACTGGACAACCGCGAGGTCTTCCGCGTCTTCTCCGATTACACGGGGTTGGGAGAGACGGGGGAGGTGCTCGTCGGGGCGCTCGACCAGCCCGACGAGACCGAGGGGGGCAGGACGGTGACGATCGTCTCGCCGCTCCGGCACGCCACGGCGGAGGACGCCGAGACGGCCACGGTTCAACTGCCGAGCGGCGAGGAGCAGAGCGTCAACAAGCGGGTGGAGCTGGGCTCGGATCGCGCCTTGCCGTTGCAAGAGTCCGTGCTGGCGCGGCGGGGGTATGGCCCCTCGCTCGACTACCGGGGCCAGCCGATCGTTGCGTCCTGGGGGTACCTGCCGAGCTATCGATGGGGCCTGGTGGTCAAGCAGGATGTTGACGAGGCATTCGCGCTGATCGCACACCAACGGCTGGTGATGTTCGTGCTGCTCGGGCTGACGGCCGTCGGGGTGGTGACGGCGGCCTTGCTCGTCGCCGGGAGCCTGGCCCGTCCCATCCGGGCGGCGGCCGAGGTGGCCCGCCGGATCGCCGAGGGTGACCTGACCGGGCAGGTCGACCAGTACGCCGACGGCGAGCCGGGGCAGCTCCTGGCCGCCTTCCGCACGATGTCCGAGTACCTTCGCGGGCTGATCGGCCGGATGAAGTCGTCCAGCGTGCAGTTGCTCGGCACCGCGACGACGATCTCGGCGGCGTCTCGGCAGCAGGAACAGACGGTGCAGGCCTATGGCGCATCGACCAACGAGGCCGCCGCGGCGGTGAAGCAGATCACCGCCACCAGCCAGGAGCTGCTGGGCACCATGAACGACGTCAACGACGTGGCCTCCGGCACCGCCGCCATGGCCGCCGAGGGGCACGACGCGCTCGTCAACATGGATCGCTCGATGCGCTTCCTGGCCGAGTCGACCGGCTCGATCAGCTCCCGCCTGTCCGTGATCAGCGAGCGGGCCAACAACATCAACCTCGTGGTGACGACCATCACCAAGGTGGCCGACCAGACGAACCTGCTCTCGATCAACGCGGCGATCGAGGCCGAGAAGGCCGGCGAATATGGCCGGGGCTTTCTGGTGGTCGCCCGCGAGATTCGTCGCCTGGCCGACCAGACCGCCGTGGCCACCCTGGACATCGAGCGCATGGTCAAGGAGATGCAGCAGAGCGTCTCGTCCGGTGTCATGGAGATGGATAAGTTCCACGAGCAGGTGCGGCAGGGGGTCGAGGAGGTCAATCGGGTTGCCGGCAGCCTCGGCCAGATCATCGACGCGGTCCGCGACCTGACCCCTCGGTTCGAGCAAGTGACCGACGGCATGCGTGCCCAGTCCCTCGGGGCTGAGCAGATTCGCGAGGCAATGGTCCACCTGAGCGAGGGTGCCGGTCAGTCGGCCGCCTCGGTCCGCGAGTTCAATGATGCGACCGAGCGGCTCCGCCAGGCGGTGAGCGCTTTGAGGGACGACATCGCGTTCTTCAAGCTGGAGCCCGCGTCCCCTACGGCCGCGGCCGGATCCTCAGGCGGCGACGACGCCTCCCGGGGGCGGTCCGATGGCGTTGCGGTGGTTGCAGGGCGGGCGTGA
- a CDS encoding chemotaxis protein CheW translates to MTGHDPGEDDQAQQADSRSLADEARRLFDRPPPPGYLEEWAAVLAAPEAEESSDVASLLVFRVARSWLAIPTSTLVEVAESRPIHRVPHRVGGLLRGLINIRGRLSPCVDVLRLLSIDVAATGGEPGEGRRVVVAEGARGTGWVAFEADEVAGVHLVPVERLRGLPSTVERAEGHCEATFRWREQTVGVLDPGRFLDAMEAFDR, encoded by the coding sequence ATGACCGGACACGACCCGGGCGAGGACGACCAGGCCCAGCAGGCCGACTCCCGATCGCTCGCCGACGAGGCGCGTCGCCTGTTCGACCGGCCTCCTCCTCCCGGCTACCTGGAGGAGTGGGCGGCGGTCCTGGCCGCGCCCGAGGCCGAGGAGTCTTCCGACGTCGCCTCGCTCCTGGTCTTTCGCGTGGCCCGGAGTTGGCTGGCGATCCCGACGTCGACCCTCGTCGAGGTCGCCGAGTCCCGCCCGATCCATCGGGTTCCGCACCGGGTCGGGGGGCTGCTTCGAGGGCTCATCAACATCCGGGGGCGGTTGTCGCCCTGCGTCGACGTCCTCCGGCTCTTATCGATCGACGTCGCGGCGACGGGCGGGGAGCCCGGCGAGGGTCGTCGCGTCGTGGTGGCGGAGGGGGCGAGGGGCACCGGCTGGGTCGCCTTCGAGGCCGACGAGGTGGCCGGCGTGCACCTGGTGCCGGTCGAACGGCTCCGCGGGCTCCCGTCGACCGTCGAGCGTGCCGAAGGTCACTGCGAGGCGACCTTCCGGTGGCGGGAGCAGACCGTTGGAGTGCTCGACCCTGGCCGATTCCTCGACGCGATGGAGGCCTTCGACCGATGA
- a CDS encoding urea ABC transporter substrate-binding protein gives MATRWAMMLALLLVLAAAVLGGLAMAGVIGSGARPVVVGILHSRTGPMAESERGVIDATVLAFEQLNERGGVLGRPIRWVIADGASDELVFAREVTRLIEDEEVSAIFGCWTSASRKAVRPIVEKADHLLFYPVQYEGCEQSPNIVYLGAAPNQQIIPAVSWSLEHLGNTCYLVGSDYIFPRVANAIIRDQLAARGGRVVGEAYVPLAATAMDELVDSIVAAEPEVIFNTINGAANLPFFEALAEATRGRRPIPVVSFSIAEVELEAMGNLESVAGQYASWNYFQSIDRPTNRAFVSEFRARYGNARLVSDPMEAAYDGVKLWAQAVEDADRVTPRDVRRALRQQSLEAPEGVVSIDPETQHTWKVARIGRVTEDGQFEIIWSSDRPLRPVPYPIFRPRSAWEGLVRDLYTGWGERWSNPSGTIEFVSDASASPEATRPPQGVEGTSDPVTAETTGEVGG, from the coding sequence GTGGCGACGCGATGGGCGATGATGCTGGCGTTGCTGCTGGTGCTGGCGGCAGCGGTTCTCGGTGGCCTGGCAATGGCGGGGGTGATCGGGTCGGGAGCGAGACCGGTCGTCGTTGGGATCCTGCATTCGAGGACCGGCCCGATGGCCGAGAGCGAGCGCGGGGTGATCGACGCCACTGTGCTGGCGTTCGAACAGCTGAACGAGCGGGGCGGGGTTCTCGGGCGGCCAATCCGTTGGGTGATCGCCGACGGCGCTTCGGACGAGCTTGTCTTCGCCCGCGAGGTCACCCGCCTCATCGAGGACGAGGAGGTTTCGGCGATCTTCGGCTGCTGGACGTCAGCCAGCCGGAAGGCGGTGCGGCCGATCGTCGAGAAAGCCGACCATCTGCTCTTCTACCCGGTCCAGTATGAGGGGTGCGAGCAATCGCCGAACATCGTCTACCTCGGGGCCGCGCCCAACCAGCAGATCATCCCGGCGGTCTCCTGGAGTCTTGAGCATCTGGGGAACACGTGCTACCTGGTTGGGTCCGACTACATTTTTCCACGGGTGGCGAACGCGATCATCCGTGACCAGCTCGCAGCCAGGGGGGGCCGGGTGGTGGGGGAGGCCTATGTTCCGCTCGCGGCCACAGCGATGGACGAACTGGTCGACAGCATTGTGGCGGCCGAGCCGGAGGTGATCTTCAACACGATCAACGGTGCCGCCAATCTCCCGTTCTTCGAAGCACTTGCCGAGGCCACTCGGGGGCGACGCCCAATTCCCGTGGTATCGTTCAGTATTGCAGAGGTCGAACTCGAGGCGATGGGAAACCTGGAGTCGGTTGCCGGTCAATATGCGTCCTGGAACTACTTCCAGAGCATCGACCGACCGACGAACCGGGCGTTCGTCTCGGAGTTCCGGGCGCGGTACGGCAACGCCCGGTTGGTGAGCGACCCCATGGAAGCCGCATACGACGGGGTGAAACTGTGGGCCCAGGCGGTCGAGGACGCCGACCGGGTCACCCCGAGGGACGTCCGACGTGCCTTGCGCCAACAGAGCCTTGAAGCGCCCGAGGGCGTGGTGAGCATCGATCCGGAGACGCAGCACACGTGGAAGGTGGCCCGAATCGGCCGGGTGACCGAGGACGGTCAGTTCGAAATCATCTGGAGCTCGGACCGCCCGCTGAGGCCGGTCCCCTATCCGATCTTCCGGCCGAGGTCGGCCTGGGAGGGCCTGGTGCGGGATCTCTACACGGGCTGGGGGGAGCGCTGGAGCAACCCCTCGGGAACGATTGAGTTCGTCTCAGACGCATCGGCGAGCCCCGAGGCGACACGGCCGCCGCAAGGGGTCGAGGGGACGTCCGACCCGGTGACGGCCGAGACGACGGGGGAGGTCGGCGGATGA
- a CDS encoding CheR family methyltransferase, with the protein MSGPASDPDLDAAERVLGERIGLNPDSLGRGPIAQAVASRRKALGMGEGDYAKVLSDLEDERQALVEEVVVPESWFFRDQLPFAHLAGVIAPGWRNTLTRPPLRLLCAPCAGGEEPYSVVITLLETGLTPDRFQVVAVDVSRRELERARSGVYRAHSFRGIDAAVRDRYFERAGADWRITSPAVDLVEWRQGNLLDPVLPDALGTYDVVFCRNLLIYFHDDAKRRAVAALKTLVTPGGTLFVGHAEAGLLHGPDFRPSRSPGAFAFLRASADLPGATNPSPSRTPQRVDGAGETSGPRSAPGFARSSLTGSTATPQISSIRPLSARFEEQSMVPETVDRVSELANQGAWESALAMAGRLVSRSPSDPSAYVLLGSIEQAAGRADRAEACYRRAVYLDGDRVEALLALAGLVDARGDRIAAANYRRRADRAARRGNGS; encoded by the coding sequence ATGAGCGGCCCCGCGTCCGATCCCGACCTGGACGCCGCCGAGCGGGTGCTGGGAGAGCGGATCGGGCTGAACCCCGATTCACTCGGCCGAGGGCCGATTGCACAGGCGGTGGCCTCGCGACGCAAGGCGCTCGGAATGGGCGAGGGGGACTATGCGAAGGTGCTTTCGGACCTTGAGGACGAGCGGCAGGCGCTGGTCGAGGAGGTCGTGGTCCCCGAGAGCTGGTTCTTCCGCGACCAGCTCCCGTTCGCGCACCTCGCCGGGGTCATTGCCCCTGGATGGCGAAACACTCTGACGCGCCCTCCGCTTCGGCTCCTTTGCGCGCCTTGTGCAGGAGGAGAGGAGCCGTACTCGGTAGTCATCACGCTCCTCGAGACCGGGCTGACACCGGACAGATTCCAGGTGGTCGCCGTCGACGTCAGCCGCCGAGAGCTGGAGCGTGCTCGGTCTGGGGTCTACCGGGCACACTCCTTTCGGGGGATCGACGCGGCCGTCCGGGATCGGTACTTCGAGCGGGCCGGGGCAGACTGGCGGATCACCTCGCCCGCGGTCGACCTGGTGGAGTGGCGACAGGGAAACCTGCTCGACCCCGTGCTGCCGGACGCGCTCGGGACATACGACGTGGTGTTCTGCCGCAATCTCCTGATCTACTTCCACGACGACGCGAAACGTCGGGCCGTCGCGGCCCTCAAGACGCTCGTCACGCCGGGAGGGACCCTCTTCGTAGGGCATGCCGAGGCGGGACTGCTGCACGGCCCAGACTTCCGGCCTTCGCGGAGTCCGGGAGCGTTCGCGTTCCTCCGCGCATCGGCCGACCTCCCGGGGGCGACGAATCCCTCCCCCTCTCGGACACCTCAGCGGGTTGATGGGGCGGGAGAAACGTCCGGACCCCGCTCAGCACCGGGGTTCGCCCGATCGTCCCTGACGGGGTCGACCGCGACGCCTCAGATCTCTTCGATTCGGCCCCTGTCCGCCCGCTTCGAGGAACAGTCCATGGTGCCGGAGACCGTCGATCGCGTCTCCGAGCTGGCGAACCAGGGGGCGTGGGAGTCGGCGCTGGCGATGGCCGGTCGCCTGGTGTCACGCTCCCCGTCAGACCCGTCGGCATATGTGCTGCTGGGATCGATTGAGCAGGCGGCAGGGCGGGCGGACCGGGCCGAGGCGTGCTACCGTCGCGCGGTCTATCTGGACGGTGATCGCGTCGAGGCTCTGCTCGCGCTGGCGGGTCTGGTCGATGCGCGGGGCGACCGCATCGCCGCCGCGAACTACCGACGACGAGCCGATCGCGCGGCGCGACGGGGGAACGGATCATGA